Below is a window of Yersinia kristensenii DNA.
AAATCTGCGGCTTGTAACTGCGCCAAATTGGGATGATATTGCTGTAGAAATGCCACAGATTCTTGTTCTGTACGGGATATCACCGGCCGATTGTCATACAGGGTGTCATCCAAATCGAAAGTAATGGCGGAAATACGCTCAAGTGGACGATAAAAATGCATCAGGATTTGCCTCGTTTGGCCCGTGGATGAGCAGCATCATACACTGTTGCCAGATGTTGAAAGTCAAGATGGGTATAAATTTGTGTGGTAGTCAGATTGGCGTGGCCCAGTAATTCTTGCACCGCGCGCAGGTCGCCGCTGGATTCCAACATGTGGGTGGCGAAAGAGTGGCGCAATTTATGGGGGTGAATATGGCTACTAACGCCTTGTTTTACCCCCCATTCGGCAAAGCGCTTTTGTACATTGCGCGCGGAAATTCGCTTGCCGGTATTGGCTAAAAATATGGCGTCATCTTGCGGTTCAAACAATTCACGCAGTTCCAGCCAATGCTCCAACCACTTGACCGCCGTCTTGCCAATAGGGACTTTGCGCTCTTTGCTGCCCTTGCCCATCACCCACACTTCACCGCTCGCCAGATCCACATGTTTGCAGTTCATTCCGACCAGTTCAGATAAACGCAGACCCGCGCCATACATCACTTCCAGCATCGCCCGGTCACGCACGGCCAGTGGATCATTCAAGTCGATATCCAGCAGTTTATCGACTTCATCGACATCAATATTTTTCGGCAGATGGCGGCCAGAGCGCGGGGTACTGACCCCTTTGGCAGGATTGACCTGCATGACGCCCTGACTGACCAGCCAGTTGAGGAAACTGCGCAAAGCCGAGAGCCGCAAAGCCAGGCTGGATGAGTGCAAACCAGCGCGTTTACTGCGGGAAACCAAGGAGCGCACCTGAGCGGCATCCAGCGTTTGCCAGTGTGCCAAGCCCATTTGCTCGCCCATTTCCATCAGCGCTTGCAGCTGACGCCGATAACTGATGATAGTCAGTGGGCTGAGTTGGCGCTCAACTTTGAGGTAGCGCAGGAAGGCTTCAACCTGCGGGGCAAGCGAAGCACTAAACTCGGTCATACTGACTCTATCCAGCGCTCCAGCAAGCTCGGCAGTAATGTGGATAACTGATTAAGCATCACAGTGCCCATACCTTGCTGGTAATGCTGCGTATCGCGGCTGCTGAAGATAATCACCCCCAGATCGCCGTCTTTACCCAACAATGATAACGCCACCGACCCAACTTGCTTCGCTTGAGGCAATAACAGCAACAACTCCGGCCCGTTTAAGCTGCCAAGATAATGGCGCTCATTACCCAACCGCTGAATGCGCATCGGCTCGAAAGCATGCCGAGATAGCCCCAAATGAGTGAAATCAGAGGGCGCGCCAGTTTGCCAGCGGTCAGTGAATAATCTGACATTCGCCCCAGCCAGCCCGAAATCTCTGGCCCAGCGCTGCAAGCGATTGAGCATATCTTGCAAGCTACTGGCAGCAGCGAGGTTACTTTGCAGTTGCAGCAAGCGGTTGAATAGCACTTCATTCAGACCCGCCTGCTCCATCAGTAACGTAATCTCTTCTTCCAACTGGCTTATCTGATGACGCTGACGCCCTAGCTGCCATTCCACCAGCGAGACCGTGCCTCTCACCGGATGGGGAATATGCATCTGTTCAACTAAACGAGCATTGCGGATAAAGAAGTCGGGATTTTGCAATAAATACTGCATAACGGCATCGTCATCTAACTCGATACCCGCTAGCGCCTGCTCCTCAGAACTTTTCATGTCACACCCGTTATAATGAACATTCGTACCCTAAATAATTCGAGTTGCAGGAAGGCGGCAACTGAGTAAGTCCCCAGGAGCTTACATAAGTAAGTGACTGGGGTGAGCGAAGGCGGCCAACGCACATGCAGCTTGAAGTATGACGGGTATACTAAAGATGGATGAAGCCATCATACACATGAGTGGCCGGCCCGGTCATATACAGTGGGTGACCCGGCCCTTTCCAACTGATATGCAAACTGCCACCCGGCAATTCAACATGAACCTCTTCACCCAATAATTCTTGCTGAATGCCAACCGCCACGGCCGCACAAGCCCCACTACCACAGGCCTGAGTCTCACCGGCTCCGCGCTCATACACCCGCAAGCGGATATGTTCGCGGCTCACCACCTGCATAAAACCGATATTGGCCCGCTCAGGGAAGCGCTCATGGCTTTCTAATACTGGGCCGAGCAAGGCAACATTGGCAACCGAAACATCATCAACTTGCATCACACAGTGAGGATTGCCCATCGAGACCACGCCACACAATACCGTGTGCTCCGCAGCGCGAAAAATGTAGGTTTTCTCCGCTTTAGTTGCCCGGAAAGGGACCGCTTGCGGATCAAAATTGGGCTCGCCCATATTGACGCAAACCAGTTCATCCTCAGTGACACTGAGTATCATGCGGCCGGTTTGGGTACTGACACTGATATCGCGTTTGTTGGTCAGACCTTTCAGCCGCACAAAACGGGCAAAACAGCGCGCGCCATTGCCACACTGAGAGACTTCGCTGCCATCGGCATTAAAAATGCGGTAGTGAAAATCCAGCTCGGGGTCATAAGGCGGCTCAACCACCAACATCTGATCAAAGCCCACGCCAGTGTGCCGGTCTGCTAATCGGCGGATTAACTCCGGCGAAAAGTAAACATTTTGGGTAACTGCATCGACAACCATAAAATCATTGCCAAGACCGTGCATTTTGGAGAACTGCATTTCATACTCCGCTGACTTTTATTTACCGGCTAAATTTTCGGTATTGGCCCAATCTGGCTGCGCTAGGGATGGTCACTGTGGCCCAGCAATACTCTGGGTCGGTTTTGAATCACCCGGCACACCCTGCTGATTCTTATCGATCTGGCCGCTGTCTTGTTGTGCCGTTTCCACTTTGGGCTTCTCTGACGGTGGGAAATATAACGGGCCTTTCAGGCCACAACCGGCAAGTGTTAACACCATCATCGCGGTAAGCGGCCAATATAATTTTTTTTTCATTTTTTAACGCCTGTAAATTGTTTTGACGCCGGTAAAAGTATTAATGCCTGTGAATCGTGCGCCTAAGGTCTCTATAATCGCAGGTGGATCATGAAAAGCAATAGGAATTGAATATGAACGACAGCGAGTTTCATCAGTTAGCCGATCAATTGACACTTTACATTGAAGAGACACTGGACAGTTTTAGCGGCGATAGCGATATTGATTATGAAACCAATGGTGGGGTGATGACCCTAACTTTCGAAAATGGCAGCAAAATTATTATCAACCGCCAAGAGCCGTTACATCAGGTATGGCTGGCGACTAAAGCAGGCGGTTACCATTTTGATTACCGCGAAGGGCACTGGTATTGTTCGCGCAGCGGCGAAGAATTCTTTACCAAACTGTCCGAAGCCGCTACCGCCCAAGCTGGCGAAGTCGTAAGTTTTAGCTAGTCACAGTCAGTGATTCGGGTAAGAGCGCGCAGCTAACACCCCTGCGGCTTCAAGGACACAAGCTATTCCCCAAAGTCATTGGAGTTGCAGGTAGGCAGCCAGTAAACGCATCCCGATGAGCTGACTCAAGTCAGTGATTCGGGTAAGAGCGCGCAGCTAACACCCCTGCGGCTTCAAGGACACAGGGGAAATTAATGTAGCTGAAACTGCTGCGCTGGCGCGGAGGTTTCTTTATCAGCAATATGCAGATGAGACAGCGCATTGCTACGGAAAGGAATGACCTGAGTTCGGCCATCTAACTGCACAATTTGGTAGAATTGCGGCAGGTTGAAGTTGATAAAGCTGGAACCGTAGGTAAAGCGGTCGTGGGAAGATGAATAAAAACGGCTGACATCCCGTACCAACTCCTCTTTACTGCCCTCGCAATGGTGATAAACCTCAACGCGGTTTGATTCATCCAAAATATAAATATTAAAACCTTTCTCATCTGCGGTGCCTTCGAAGAAGAACTGAATGATCCCTTCGCTAGCAAAACCATCGACTACCGGTGGCAGATGAATTTGATCGGCTTCGACCTGAATCGATAACCCATGCAGCTTGTTATTGGAAATCGCACCATAGAATTCGACCGCATTTTCCAATTTCTGAACCGAGACACTTAAGCGCTCAAAGAATAATCCCCAAGTCTGCCCAGAAACCCGCACTGCTTTGAAACGGCCCGGTTCCTGACGAGTACTCGACAGGCGCAGTTCAATGCATTCAGAAACCAATTGTTGGATACGGGTACGAATCAGGCCACGTAAGTGTTGGCTATAGCAGAACACATCCACGGATTCTGGCGGTGCCGCATCCTGATGCATTTTGCCTAAAATAGTTTTCAGGGCTTCCAATACTGCTTGCTCACCACTGAAATGCAGGGTTCGCACTTCATTCCATGAGTTGCGGTACAGCAAATCGATGCTCCCGACCAGGCATTGCTGCTGTTCGCCAAAACTGAAAACATCCATTTTACGGAAATCAAAATGAACCACCTGATTGCGGAAAGCCGCCGTAGGATCATGTTCCAGATTGACGATAATCGCCAAGTGGCGAATCTCACATGGGCTATACAGCGCTTTAGGTGTTGGTGCGGGCAGCCGCAATGGGAAATGGTGAGAGATATCAGTCACCAACTCTTGCAGTTTCACGGTATCGCACAGATTGGCACTTTTAATATGCAGCCGTGTTTTGCTGGTCAACAAGCCGTTGAAATAGGCCCATGACACCAATTTATTCAGATAACGGTTATATTCCAGCGGCTGATGGCTGACAATAGCATCCATTGACGGCGCTTGATTATACAGATACCAACCAGGGCGGTTTGCGCGCCCTGCGGGCACATGAATAAAGGTCAGATGTTCTTCTGAAAGATCCGGTGAAATTTGCGGGTTAACCAGTGTCACTTTACCCGGCAAGGCTTCAAATGCCGCATACAATTTACGGGTCAGAACCCCGATATCTTGCGGGCTGGCGCTGACACTCAAGTTATTGCGCCGCGCAAAGCGAATCAAATTACGATAGCTTTGCATCATCGCGTCTAACAGCTCGTTATGCGCCTCACGCACCCGTTCAATTTTCCAATTCGCGCGGTTATCCAGCACCGCCAGGTTCTCGTCACTCCAGCCCCATTCACTGACTAATTGGCTGAGAATTTCACGCCGCCAACCGGCACTCGCGGGCGTGCGAGATAATTTCTCACACACTTTCAGATAGAAACAACGGCGCACCAAGTTCAACCGGGTAGTGTCATTGATTTGGGTCAGATAGCGGGTGACGCGATCGAGCATCATGCAGTAAGCATCAAGGCCAAACGCCACAATCTCACCAGCATGCAAGCGCTGCTTGATTTCCATCGCCAATAGTTGGGAGTTAGGATATTCCCACGAATACGCTTCGAGCAGGACGGTTTTCAGCACCGCCTTATAAGGCGAATCAATACTCTTATATAATTGCCACAAACTGGCTCCGAAATACTCTTCCGCTGACAGGGTGCTCAGACCGCCCAAATCCAGCCATTCATTCGGCGTCAGTACGCCCTGCGCATACAGCGACAGCACATAATCATCGTAATTATTTTCTTCTTCAACCGGAACCATATTCCACAGAATACGTTTCCCTGCCAGACGAACCGCACTGCGGTAAAATTCATCCAGCAATAAAATATGTTGGGTGGATCCGCAATCTTCGCCGCCCAGACTGCCGCTGGCATTAT
It encodes the following:
- the dapF gene encoding diaminopimelate epimerase, translated to MQFSKMHGLGNDFMVVDAVTQNVYFSPELIRRLADRHTGVGFDQMLVVEPPYDPELDFHYRIFNADGSEVSQCGNGARCFARFVRLKGLTNKRDISVSTQTGRMILSVTEDELVCVNMGEPNFDPQAVPFRATKAEKTYIFRAAEHTVLCGVVSMGNPHCVMQVDDVSVANVALLGPVLESHERFPERANIGFMQVVSREHIRLRVYERGAGETQACGSGACAAVAVGIQQELLGEEVHVELPGGSLHISWKGPGHPLYMTGPATHVYDGFIHL
- the xerC gene encoding tyrosine recombinase XerC, translating into MTEFSASLAPQVEAFLRYLKVERQLSPLTIISYRRQLQALMEMGEQMGLAHWQTLDAAQVRSLVSRSKRAGLHSSSLALRLSALRSFLNWLVSQGVMQVNPAKGVSTPRSGRHLPKNIDVDEVDKLLDIDLNDPLAVRDRAMLEVMYGAGLRLSELVGMNCKHVDLASGEVWVMGKGSKERKVPIGKTAVKWLEHWLELRELFEPQDDAIFLANTGKRISARNVQKRFAEWGVKQGVSSHIHPHKLRHSFATHMLESSGDLRAVQELLGHANLTTTQIYTHLDFQHLATVYDAAHPRAKRGKS
- a CDS encoding DUF484 domain-containing protein, encoding MKSSEEQALAGIELDDDAVMQYLLQNPDFFIRNARLVEQMHIPHPVRGTVSLVEWQLGRQRHQISQLEEEITLLMEQAGLNEVLFNRLLQLQSNLAAASSLQDMLNRLQRWARDFGLAGANVRLFTDRWQTGAPSDFTHLGLSRHAFEPMRIQRLGNERHYLGSLNGPELLLLLPQAKQVGSVALSLLGKDGDLGVIIFSSRDTQHYQQGMGTVMLNQLSTLLPSLLERWIESV
- a CDS encoding class I adenylate cyclase, which encodes MYLYIETLKQRLDAINQLRVDRALAAMGPAFQKVYSLLPTLLHCHHPLMPGYLDGNVPHGICLFTPNETQQDYLSQVEAKWGQPLQQSVGGELPITGVYSMGSTSSIGQCHTSDLDIWVCHQAWLDTDERNRLQKKCSLLEKWAASMGVEVSFFLIDENRFRHNASGSLGGEDCGSTQHILLLDEFYRSAVRLAGKRILWNMVPVEEENNYDDYVLSLYAQGVLTPNEWLDLGGLSTLSAEEYFGASLWQLYKSIDSPYKAVLKTVLLEAYSWEYPNSQLLAMEIKQRLHAGEIVAFGLDAYCMMLDRVTRYLTQINDTTRLNLVRRCFYLKVCEKLSRTPASAGWRREILSQLVSEWGWSDENLAVLDNRANWKIERVREAHNELLDAMMQSYRNLIRFARRNNLSVSASPQDIGVLTRKLYAAFEALPGKVTLVNPQISPDLSEEHLTFIHVPAGRANRPGWYLYNQAPSMDAIVSHQPLEYNRYLNKLVSWAYFNGLLTSKTRLHIKSANLCDTVKLQELVTDISHHFPLRLPAPTPKALYSPCEIRHLAIIVNLEHDPTAAFRNQVVHFDFRKMDVFSFGEQQQCLVGSIDLLYRNSWNEVRTLHFSGEQAVLEALKTILGKMHQDAAPPESVDVFCYSQHLRGLIRTRIQQLVSECIELRLSSTRQEPGRFKAVRVSGQTWGLFFERLSVSVQKLENAVEFYGAISNNKLHGLSIQVEADQIHLPPVVDGFASEGIIQFFFEGTADEKGFNIYILDESNRVEVYHHCEGSKEELVRDVSRFYSSSHDRFTYGSSFINFNLPQFYQIVQLDGRTQVIPFRSNALSHLHIADKETSAPAQQFQLH
- the cyaY gene encoding iron donor protein CyaY, yielding MNDSEFHQLADQLTLYIEETLDSFSGDSDIDYETNGGVMTLTFENGSKIIINRQEPLHQVWLATKAGGYHFDYREGHWYCSRSGEEFFTKLSEAATAQAGEVVSFS
- the lptM gene encoding LPS translocon maturation chaperone LptM, translating into MKKKLYWPLTAMMVLTLAGCGLKGPLYFPPSEKPKVETAQQDSGQIDKNQQGVPGDSKPTQSIAGPQ